The following proteins are encoded in a genomic region of Candidatus Paracaedibacteraceae bacterium:
- a CDS encoding threonylcarbamoyl-AMP synthase — protein sequence MNIQAFSPEVLEQACHLLVAGDVVAIPTETVYGLAADATNDQAVAKIYAVKQRPEFNPLIIHCHSAQQAKQYVNFDERAEKLADRFWPGPVTFVLKRNKDSEISLLASSGLDTLAVRIPAHPMAQALIKAYSKPLAAPSANLSQTISPTSALDVQASLGTKVPLIIDGGNTQVGVESTIIDLSDNIPVILRPGGLSIERIQDVIGPVILGGHDGAIKAPGMMDRHYAPSVKVRLNVAAPLSGEKYLGFGQMECDLNLSESANLEEAAANLFRMIRELDHPGVLAIAVAPIPNHGLGLAINDRLRRAAS from the coding sequence ATGAATATCCAAGCTTTTTCACCGGAAGTATTAGAACAAGCTTGTCATCTCCTGGTTGCTGGTGATGTTGTTGCGATCCCGACAGAAACTGTCTATGGATTGGCTGCAGATGCGACGAATGACCAAGCTGTTGCTAAGATTTATGCAGTGAAACAGCGTCCGGAATTTAATCCCCTGATTATCCACTGTCATAGTGCGCAACAAGCAAAACAGTATGTTAATTTTGATGAACGCGCTGAAAAACTCGCTGATCGATTTTGGCCGGGCCCCGTAACTTTTGTGCTTAAACGGAATAAAGATTCCGAGATTTCATTGTTGGCTAGTAGTGGCTTGGATACATTAGCCGTCCGCATACCGGCTCATCCGATGGCACAAGCTTTGATTAAAGCGTATTCAAAACCCCTAGCTGCCCCGAGTGCGAACTTATCGCAAACAATTTCCCCGACATCAGCATTAGATGTTCAAGCCTCATTGGGGACCAAAGTTCCATTGATTATTGATGGGGGGAATACGCAAGTTGGGGTTGAATCGACGATTATTGACCTAAGCGACAATATTCCTGTGATTTTGCGACCGGGTGGTCTATCTATAGAACGAATCCAAGATGTTATTGGTCCTGTGATTCTTGGGGGGCACGACGGAGCGATTAAGGCTCCGGGGATGATGGATCGTCATTATGCTCCCTCGGTCAAAGTCAGATTAAATGTTGCTGCCCCGTTGTCCGGTGAGAAGTACTTAGGTTTTGGGCAAATGGAATGTGATTTGAATTTAAGTGAGTCCGCAAATCTTGAGGAAGCAGCTGCAAATTTGTTCCGTATGATTCGCGAGCTGGATCATCCTGGCGTTTTAGCGATTGCTGTCGCGCCTATCCCAAATCATGGATTAGGATTAGCGATTAATGATCGATTGCGGCGTGCGGCGTCTTAA